From the Roseibium salinum genome, one window contains:
- the kynU gene encoding kynureninase: protein MTSQHPYDLNDVLSSKRGAFRIPEGVIYLDGNSLGVLPAHVPARLSEVINEEWGTSLIRAWNTHSWIDLPVRTGARIGRLIGAPAGTVVACDSTSVNVFKVLSAALSLRPGRKVILSDTGNFPTDLYVASGLKQLLDKGLELKVVAPEEVKAAITEEVAVLMLTEVDYRTGRLHDMKDLTRAAHEAGALAIWDLAHSAGAIPVDLAGAGADFAVGCGYKYLNGGPGAPAFLYVAQEHQDKVASPLTGWMGHEAPFAFDLDYRPVSGIGRMTVGTPAVLSLSGLHAALDVFEDVDMADIRKQSISLSELFIAEVEARCPQLVLASPRDPQARGSQVSFRFEEGYAVMQALIAAGVIGDFRAPDVMRFGFTPLYLSHQDVVDAVGILAQILETESWNRPEYRTRAKVT, encoded by the coding sequence ATGACCTCGCAGCATCCCTACGATCTAAACGACGTGTTGAGTTCCAAAAGAGGCGCCTTTCGAATTCCCGAAGGCGTCATTTATCTCGACGGCAATTCGCTCGGAGTTCTGCCCGCCCACGTGCCCGCCCGCCTTTCCGAGGTCATCAACGAGGAATGGGGCACAAGCCTGATCCGCGCCTGGAACACCCACAGCTGGATCGACCTGCCGGTTCGCACAGGCGCACGTATCGGCCGTTTGATCGGCGCCCCGGCCGGCACGGTGGTTGCCTGTGACAGCACCTCGGTGAATGTCTTCAAGGTCCTGTCGGCGGCCCTGTCCCTCAGGCCGGGCCGCAAGGTCATCCTGTCGGATACCGGGAATTTTCCGACGGACCTTTACGTCGCCTCCGGTCTGAAGCAACTCCTGGACAAGGGGCTTGAACTGAAGGTGGTCGCGCCGGAAGAGGTGAAGGCGGCGATTACCGAGGAGGTCGCCGTTCTGATGCTGACCGAGGTCGACTACCGCACCGGCCGCCTTCACGACATGAAAGACCTGACCAGGGCGGCCCACGAAGCCGGCGCCCTGGCGATCTGGGATCTCGCCCACTCCGCCGGAGCCATTCCGGTGGATCTTGCCGGGGCAGGTGCGGATTTCGCTGTCGGCTGCGGATACAAATATCTGAACGGCGGTCCCGGCGCTCCGGCTTTCCTCTATGTCGCTCAGGAACATCAGGACAAGGTGGCCTCACCGCTGACCGGATGGATGGGTCACGAGGCGCCCTTCGCCTTCGATCTGGATTACCGGCCGGTCTCCGGCATCGGCCGGATGACCGTCGGCACCCCGGCGGTCCTGTCGCTCTCCGGCCTCCATGCCGCTCTCGATGTGTTCGAGGATGTCGACATGGCCGATATCCGCAAGCAGTCGATTTCGCTCAGTGAGCTGTTCATTGCCGAGGTCGAAGCCAGATGTCCGCAGCTCGTCCTGGCCAGCCCGCGCGATCCACAGGCCCGCGGCAGCCAGGTGTCGTTCCGCTTCGAGGAAGGCTACGCGGTCATGCAGGCACTCATCGCCGCCGGCGTGATCGGCGACTTCCGGGCGCCGGACGTGATGCGCTTCGGCTTCACGCCGCTCTATCTCTCGCA
- a CDS encoding L-serine ammonia-lyase, with protein sequence MFISVFDIFKIGIGPSSSHTVGPMVAVRRYLDRIRGLAGAEARASRITVALHGSLAFTGKGHATDKAVCLGLMGARPDTLDPDDVEPMLEDLRQEKRLRIAGLPELHFDPDKDVIFDYGPALPLHANGMTFHLLDAAGSVIDTFVYYSIGGGFVVSEAELRKTTNEPVNELVKQDVPFPFGTAKQMLEMGRESELSIAEMKLRNECCDMPLEEVEAGIDRLWTAMDSCINRGIGQSGILPGGLKVKRRAADIYQKLIREGRSNPPFEHSVVDWLGVYAMAVNEENAAGGRVVTAPTNGAAGVIPAVTRYYLDHCPGADQAGIRTFLLTAAAIGGIIKSNASISGAEVGCQGEVGSASAMAAAGLCAALGGTNEQIENAAEIALEHHLGMTCDPIGGLVQVPCIERNALGAVKAVTAASLALRGDGSHFVPLDGCIETMRQTGMDMMEQYKETSKGGLAVNIVEC encoded by the coding sequence ATGTTCATCAGCGTCTTCGATATATTCAAAATCGGCATCGGCCCCTCCAGTTCCCACACGGTCGGGCCCATGGTGGCCGTTCGCCGGTATCTGGACCGTATCCGCGGGCTTGCGGGGGCGGAAGCGCGCGCTTCGCGCATCACCGTCGCCCTGCACGGATCGCTCGCCTTTACCGGCAAGGGTCACGCGACCGACAAGGCGGTCTGCCTCGGTCTCATGGGGGCCAGGCCGGACACGCTGGACCCGGATGACGTGGAGCCGATGCTGGAGGATTTGCGGCAGGAAAAGCGCCTGAGAATTGCCGGCCTGCCGGAGTTGCACTTCGACCCGGACAAGGACGTCATTTTCGATTACGGCCCGGCGCTGCCGCTGCATGCCAACGGCATGACCTTCCATCTTCTTGATGCAGCCGGCTCCGTCATCGACACCTTCGTTTATTATTCGATCGGCGGCGGCTTCGTGGTCAGCGAGGCGGAACTGCGCAAGACCACCAACGAACCGGTCAATGAGCTCGTCAAGCAGGACGTCCCGTTCCCGTTTGGCACGGCCAAGCAGATGCTGGAGATGGGCCGGGAATCCGAACTCTCCATCGCCGAGATGAAGCTGCGCAACGAGTGCTGCGACATGCCCCTCGAAGAGGTCGAAGCCGGCATCGACAGGCTCTGGACCGCAATGGATTCCTGCATCAATCGCGGCATCGGCCAGTCCGGAATTCTGCCGGGCGGGCTGAAGGTCAAACGCCGCGCCGCCGACATCTATCAGAAGCTTATCCGCGAAGGGCGGAGCAACCCGCCCTTCGAGCACAGCGTCGTCGACTGGCTCGGCGTCTATGCCATGGCGGTGAACGAGGAGAACGCCGCCGGCGGGCGCGTCGTCACGGCGCCGACAAACGGCGCGGCCGGCGTCATTCCGGCAGTGACCCGCTATTATCTCGACCATTGCCCGGGGGCCGACCAGGCGGGCATCCGCACCTTCCTGCTGACCGCGGCCGCCATCGGCGGCATCATCAAGTCGAACGCCTCGATCTCAGGGGCGGAAGTCGGTTGTCAGGGCGAGGTCGGCTCGGCGTCGGCCATGGCCGCCGCGGGCCTGTGCGCCGCGCTCGGCGGCACCAACGAGCAGATCGAAAACGCGGCTGAAATCGCCCTGGAACACCACCTCGGCATGACCTGCGACCCGATCGGGGGTCTGGTGCAGGTGCCCTGCATCGAGCGCAATGCGCTTGGCGCGGTCAAGGCGGTCACGGCCGCCTCCCTCGCCCTGCGCGGCGACGGCTCGCATTTCGTGCCGCTGGACGGCTGCATCGAGACCATGCGCCAGACGGGCATGGACATGATGGAGCAGTACAAGGAAACCTCCAAGGGCGGGCTCGCGGTCAATATCGTCGAGTGCTGA
- a CDS encoding MAPEG family protein: MPISITPLFAGLLAFFYLFLSIRVINARRTARIGVGDGGNKLLLRRIRAQGNLAEYVPFTLLLMLTVEMMGGSAWLLYVLGTMLLIGRVSHAYGVSREPEPLQFRQAGILLTFAVIFVAALADVMLAISANLAG, encoded by the coding sequence ATGCCGATTTCAATCACACCTCTCTTCGCCGGGCTTCTGGCGTTCTTTTATCTTTTCCTGAGCATTCGCGTGATCAATGCCCGCCGGACGGCACGCATCGGGGTTGGCGATGGCGGCAACAAGCTGCTGTTGAGGCGAATTCGCGCGCAGGGAAATCTCGCCGAATACGTGCCGTTTACGCTCCTGCTCATGCTGACAGTCGAGATGATGGGCGGGTCTGCCTGGCTTCTTTATGTGCTGGGAACCATGCTCCTGATCGGCCGGGTGTCGCATGCCTACGGCGTCAGCCGGGAACCGGAACCCCTGCAATTCCGGCAGGCCGGCATACTCTTGACATTCGCGGTGATATTCGTCGCCGCCCTTGCCGATGTGATGCTGGCGATCAGCGCCAACCTCGCCGGCTGA
- a CDS encoding GntR family transcriptional regulator, producing MNGSEIYQRLIGLIEERVLKPGDRLREADLAERFGVSRTPIREGLKRLEAQGLAVHEPNRGMVIPTLDHSQINEVYFMREVLEGTAAGLAAKHASSPEIEILQDLVEADRKRIADKDSLVRSNREFHRRLCLASHNRYLVDQIDHLRLSLILMAGTTLDTPERRETAVEEHAAIVEAIAKGDCEAAESAARRHIAHAHKTRLQQI from the coding sequence ATGAACGGTTCTGAAATCTACCAGCGGCTGATCGGCCTCATCGAAGAACGGGTGCTGAAACCCGGTGACCGCCTGCGCGAGGCGGATCTTGCCGAACGGTTCGGGGTGTCACGAACCCCGATCCGCGAAGGGCTGAAGCGGCTCGAGGCGCAGGGGCTGGCGGTACACGAGCCCAACCGCGGCATGGTGATCCCGACGCTCGACCACAGCCAGATCAACGAAGTCTATTTCATGCGCGAGGTGCTGGAAGGTACGGCGGCAGGGCTTGCCGCCAAACATGCCTCCAGCCCGGAAATCGAGATCCTGCAGGACCTGGTCGAGGCGGACCGCAAGCGCATCGCCGACAAGGACAGCCTCGTGCGCTCCAACCGGGAATTCCACCGGCGCCTGTGCCTGGCCTCGCACAACCGCTACCTGGTCGACCAGATCGACCATCTGCGGCTGTCGCTGATCCTCATGGCGGGCACGACGCTGGACACGCCCGAGCGCCGCGAGACGGCGGTGGAAGAACATGCGGCAATCGTCGAGGCGATTGCGAAGGGCGATTGCGAAGCGGCGGAATCCGCCGCCCGCCGTCACATCGCCCACGCGCACAAGACGCGCCTGCAGCAGATCTGA
- a CDS encoding anhydro-N-acetylmuramic acid kinase has translation MSWSIVGSISGTSADGIDLAEIGTNGLTVAHFGPAETASYQPETKRAVLQAAAKKGADRETWPDLARLVTAEHGRAIQAFVLEHGLTPDAVVFHGQTVWHDPKAGETVQLGHPERLADILKLPVIADVRLADMAAGGQGAPLVPVYHQALAKTLVGEDWEPLCFLNIGGVSNLTYIEGDRLQAFDIGPGNAFLDDWVRKHGAGDYDAGGAISAGGEVDEARLREALLHPFLSEPGPKSLDRYSFSGGFAEGLSLEDGAATLVAFTARAIAMSEGLLPAKPRLWVVCGGGRHNRVLMKTLGELLSGDVASADDYSIDGDALEAQAMAFLGGRFKAGLPTTFPETTGATRPVCGGKLYLPAAG, from the coding sequence ATGAGCTGGTCCATTGTCGGCTCCATCAGCGGCACGTCCGCCGACGGGATCGATCTTGCGGAGATCGGAACGAACGGCTTGACGGTTGCTCACTTCGGTCCGGCAGAAACCGCGAGCTACCAGCCGGAGACGAAACGCGCCGTATTGCAGGCGGCCGCGAAAAAGGGCGCGGATCGTGAAACCTGGCCGGATCTCGCCCGGCTCGTGACGGCCGAGCATGGCAGGGCAATCCAGGCCTTCGTGCTCGAACACGGCCTGACGCCCGATGCGGTCGTCTTTCATGGCCAGACGGTCTGGCACGATCCGAAGGCCGGTGAGACCGTCCAGCTGGGCCACCCCGAGCGCCTGGCGGACATATTGAAACTGCCGGTCATCGCCGACGTGCGCCTCGCCGATATGGCGGCCGGCGGGCAGGGGGCGCCGCTTGTTCCGGTCTACCATCAGGCGCTCGCCAAGACGCTGGTCGGCGAAGACTGGGAGCCGCTCTGTTTCCTGAATATCGGCGGTGTGTCGAACCTTACCTATATCGAGGGGGACCGGCTGCAAGCCTTCGACATCGGTCCCGGCAACGCCTTCCTGGATGACTGGGTCCGCAAGCATGGGGCGGGAGACTACGATGCCGGCGGCGCGATTTCTGCCGGGGGAGAGGTGGACGAGGCCCGCCTGCGCGAAGCGCTGCTGCATCCTTTCCTTTCCGAGCCCGGCCCGAAATCCCTCGACCGCTACAGCTTCTCGGGCGGCTTCGCCGAAGGTCTGAGCCTGGAGGACGGCGCCGCCACGCTGGTGGCCTTCACCGCGCGGGCGATTGCGATGTCGGAAGGCTTGTTGCCGGCAAAGCCGAGGCTCTGGGTGGTTTGCGGCGGCGGGCGGCATAATCGCGTGTTGATGAAGACGCTCGGCGAACTGTTGTCGGGGGATGTGGCCTCGGCCGACGACTACAGCATCGACGGCGATGCGCTGGAAGCGCAGGCGATGGCGTTTCTGGGTGGTCGCTTCAAGGCCGGCCTGCCGACGACCTTTCCCGAAACCACCGGCGCGACCCGTCCGGTCTGCGGCGGAAAGCTCTATCTGCCCGCGGCAGGATAG
- a CDS encoding aspartate aminotransferase family protein, with the protein MAQLPNSLEARDTAFQLHSYADARRQEELGALVIDKGEGIYVEDINGKRYIEGMAGLWSVAVGFGEKRLVDAATRQLEKLPYYHTFTYKSHGPSIELAEKLIEMAPVPMSKVYFTNSGSEANDTAIKLIWYRSNALGQPERKKIISRVRGYHGVTIASASLTGLPNNHRSFDLPIPQVLHTTCPHYRTMKRQGESEADFARRCAQDLEDMILAEGHETIAAFFAEPVMGAGGVIVPPDGYWQAVQPVLKKYGILFVADEVICGFGRTGNMFGTQTYDLQPDIMTLSKALSSSYQPISALLINDDVYQPIADESHKIGVLGHGYTGSGHPVAAAVALENLKIIEERDLVGHVRSIAPVFQKRLAGLAENPLVIETRGIGLIGAAELSHESLAATPGALGAKTNAVFQERGLISRNMLDALAFCPPLIITEAQVNEMFDIAEAGIKAVAEGL; encoded by the coding sequence ATGGCCCAGCTGCCGAATTCCCTTGAAGCCCGCGACACGGCTTTCCAGCTTCACTCATATGCGGATGCGCGCCGCCAGGAAGAACTCGGCGCCCTGGTGATCGACAAGGGCGAGGGGATCTATGTCGAGGACATCAACGGCAAGCGCTATATCGAGGGCATGGCGGGCCTGTGGAGCGTTGCCGTTGGTTTCGGCGAAAAGCGCCTCGTCGACGCGGCGACCCGGCAGCTGGAAAAGCTGCCCTACTATCACACCTTCACCTACAAGAGCCACGGACCTTCGATCGAGCTGGCGGAAAAGCTGATCGAAATGGCGCCGGTGCCGATGTCGAAGGTCTATTTCACCAATTCCGGCTCCGAGGCCAACGATACGGCGATCAAGCTGATCTGGTACCGCTCCAATGCGCTGGGCCAGCCGGAGCGCAAGAAGATCATCTCGCGCGTCCGCGGCTATCACGGCGTCACCATCGCCTCGGCGAGCCTGACCGGCCTGCCGAACAACCACCGCTCCTTCGATCTGCCGATCCCCCAGGTGCTGCACACGACCTGTCCGCACTACCGCACCATGAAAAGGCAAGGCGAAAGCGAAGCAGATTTCGCCCGCCGCTGCGCGCAGGACCTGGAGGACATGATCCTGGCCGAGGGCCACGAGACCATCGCCGCCTTTTTTGCCGAGCCGGTCATGGGCGCCGGAGGGGTGATCGTGCCGCCGGACGGCTATTGGCAGGCGGTCCAGCCGGTTCTGAAGAAATACGGCATTCTCTTCGTTGCCGATGAAGTGATCTGCGGCTTCGGCCGCACCGGCAACATGTTCGGCACCCAAACCTATGATCTTCAGCCGGACATCATGACGCTGTCCAAGGCGCTGTCCTCGTCCTACCAGCCAATATCCGCGCTGCTGATCAATGACGACGTCTATCAGCCGATCGCCGACGAATCCCACAAGATCGGCGTTCTGGGACACGGCTACACCGGCAGCGGCCATCCCGTCGCCGCCGCCGTTGCCCTGGAAAACCTGAAGATCATCGAGGAGAGGGATCTCGTCGGACACGTCAGGTCGATTGCCCCGGTCTTCCAGAAACGCCTGGCCGGCCTGGCGGAAAACCCGCTGGTGATCGAGACCCGCGGCATCGGATTGATCGGCGCGGCCGAACTTTCCCATGAAAGCCTTGCGGCAACGCCGGGCGCGCTTGGCGCGAAGACCAACGCGGTCTTCCAGGAACGCGGCCTGATTTCCCGGAACATGCTCGACGCCCTGGCCTTCTGCCCGCCGCTGATCATCACCGAGGCACAGGTGAACGAGATGTTCGACATTGCCGAAGCCGGCATTAAGGCAGTCGCGGAGGGGCTATGA
- a CDS encoding alpha/beta hydrolase — translation MKHDRPRAYVVRYGKAPIYWLYRLEKLFSTPGLVVATLFFAVSLTPSLIPRTYVTQGVLSGVSLAAGYAIGVVAHWLWAYLELPEPREFVEAVIKLAAAVICLTIALIFLERASEWQNSIRFLMHMEPVDTARPFRVAAIATAVFIALYLLGLVFRLTVHLSSVWLRRHIPRRVSHLIGVLAAAALFWALVDGVLIKYGLRAADASYQKFDALVESGVNPPVNPIRTGSQASLLDWEDLGRAGRQFVSWGPRRARLSAFFNGRDTLDPIRVYVGLNSADTIEERTDLALQELKRVGAFERSLLVIATPTGTGMVDEAAINPLEYLHRGDTATVAVQYSYLASWLSLLAEPEYGAETAHALFNKIYDHWTQLPRNDRPRLYLHGLSLGALNSQLSTDIYDVLGDPIQGALWSGPPFASERWRNIIENRRPSSTAWLPVFRDGSVIRFKNQWNKLKRPGARWGPIRFVYLQYASDPVTFFDSRALYREPSWMDAPRGPDVSRELRWYPVITLLQLTVDMAAAVKVPRGFGHRYAPEDYIDAWVAVTEPEGWPKAELERLKSIYKDWE, via the coding sequence ATGAAACACGATCGTCCTCGGGCGTATGTCGTTCGCTACGGCAAAGCGCCGATCTACTGGCTCTACAGGCTGGAAAAGCTGTTTTCGACGCCCGGCCTTGTGGTGGCGACGCTCTTCTTCGCCGTTTCTCTCACCCCGAGCCTGATCCCGCGCACCTATGTGACGCAGGGCGTTCTCTCAGGCGTTTCGCTGGCGGCCGGCTATGCCATAGGCGTTGTCGCACACTGGCTCTGGGCCTATCTGGAACTACCCGAACCGCGAGAATTCGTCGAGGCGGTCATCAAGCTTGCCGCAGCCGTCATCTGCCTGACAATCGCCCTCATCTTCCTGGAACGCGCATCCGAATGGCAGAATTCCATCCGCTTCCTGATGCATATGGAACCGGTCGACACGGCGCGGCCCTTCCGGGTTGCCGCAATCGCCACCGCGGTCTTCATCGCGCTTTATCTTCTGGGTCTCGTCTTCCGGCTGACGGTCCATCTTTCCTCCGTCTGGCTCAGGCGGCACATCCCGAGGCGGGTTTCCCATCTGATCGGTGTCCTGGCGGCTGCCGCGCTGTTCTGGGCGCTTGTCGATGGCGTTCTCATCAAATACGGGCTTCGCGCGGCGGATGCGTCCTACCAGAAATTCGATGCGCTGGTGGAAAGCGGCGTGAACCCGCCGGTCAATCCCATCAGGACGGGAAGCCAGGCCTCGCTTCTCGACTGGGAAGACCTGGGAAGAGCCGGCCGGCAGTTCGTTTCCTGGGGCCCGAGGCGCGCCCGGCTGAGCGCGTTTTTCAACGGCCGGGACACCCTGGACCCGATACGGGTCTATGTCGGCCTGAATTCGGCCGACACGATCGAGGAGCGCACAGATTTGGCGCTTCAGGAACTCAAACGCGTCGGGGCGTTCGAACGATCGCTGCTCGTCATAGCCACGCCGACCGGAACGGGAATGGTCGACGAGGCGGCAATCAATCCGCTCGAGTATCTTCACCGCGGCGACACGGCGACCGTCGCCGTCCAGTATTCCTACCTCGCCAGCTGGTTGTCGCTGCTGGCCGAACCTGAATACGGCGCGGAAACCGCACACGCCCTGTTCAACAAGATCTACGATCACTGGACGCAGCTTCCCAGGAACGACCGTCCCCGGCTCTATCTGCACGGCTTGAGCCTCGGGGCGTTGAATTCGCAATTGTCGACCGACATTTACGACGTCCTGGGAGACCCGATCCAGGGCGCGTTGTGGTCCGGCCCGCCTTTTGCGAGCGAGCGATGGCGAAACATCATCGAGAACCGCAGACCGTCATCGACGGCCTGGCTGCCCGTCTTCAGGGACGGGTCCGTCATAAGGTTCAAGAACCAGTGGAACAAGCTGAAGCGGCCCGGCGCGCGCTGGGGCCCGATCCGTTTCGTATACCTGCAATACGCAAGTGACCCGGTGACGTTCTTTGACTCCAGGGCGCTCTACCGGGAGCCTTCATGGATGGACGCGCCGCGCGGTCCGGACGTCTCGCGCGAGTTGCGCTGGTATCCGGTCATCACGTTGCTGCAGCTGACCGTCGATATGGCCGCGGCCGTCAAGGTGCCGCGCGGCTTCGGTCACCGCTACGCGCCCGAAGACTACATCGACGCGTGGGTGGCGGTGACGGAGCCGGAAGGCTGGCCGAAGGCGGAACTCGAGCGGCTGAAATCGATCTACAAGGACTGGGAGTGA
- a CDS encoding DMP19 family protein, translating to MPTEYSPNDPSLPLILPQFVFQREIYEPVSGLAAYVNALFEEGYCPDTLRQDLVDMYALDFYHAQVSNGGHSQFIHNSFEHLETGMERASRAARMIGLPKLAELVDQCAAFCRNNPDLAAEQDGADNCADDLDKLDKALFALNYTCEERSAFLDNLPPGHCDDLRDKFRLDGLDETLASVVAEVERLQPTGTAEDVAKEAAELARPFYEQKISKVQGPEPSNFKDSEVKREVGRLATSIRLALLESTPYDRIRNVTAQAREKMLDPGLYGLTRYHIHAAAWIAQHPQLELAPSGGWDARVEAIAAASPFANLSKRRRELDRVIRAMPGDTEIAVASAMAMLARPGCDGPFLEDLEKRVDLSPRYQEAYLAGTSGGDILLCKTANRVVLHEVKENWRFGVAKKAARAMFKLGMVHEFDVLGWPKPIPFVRPPGTLLQTAVMGPIINWLRSFPARVAGKSVGHSRIVPGLTDLMLELHVPEAYMQWSDHASRMAYFQRGILESLDAGTQRLVWQFPHADEVHRMVACPEFVEFSVAGHDRRARYPADELSGLTSELSPPRQ from the coding sequence ATGCCAACCGAATACAGTCCGAACGATCCATCGCTCCCGTTGATCCTGCCCCAATTCGTATTCCAGCGAGAAATCTACGAACCGGTCTCGGGCCTCGCGGCCTATGTCAATGCACTGTTCGAGGAAGGGTATTGCCCCGACACTCTGCGGCAAGACCTGGTCGACATGTACGCGTTGGACTTTTATCACGCCCAGGTCTCCAATGGCGGGCACAGCCAGTTCATCCATAACAGCTTCGAGCATCTCGAGACGGGAATGGAGCGGGCATCGCGCGCAGCGCGTATGATCGGACTGCCCAAACTCGCCGAACTGGTAGACCAATGCGCCGCCTTTTGCCGTAACAATCCCGATCTGGCCGCCGAACAAGACGGCGCTGACAATTGCGCCGACGACTTGGACAAGCTGGACAAGGCCCTTTTCGCTCTCAATTACACCTGCGAGGAACGGTCGGCTTTTCTCGACAACCTGCCGCCGGGGCATTGCGATGACCTGCGCGACAAGTTCCGGCTTGATGGTTTGGATGAGACTTTGGCGAGCGTTGTCGCCGAAGTTGAACGCCTGCAGCCCACCGGGACCGCCGAGGACGTGGCGAAGGAAGCAGCGGAGCTGGCGCGGCCGTTTTACGAACAGAAGATTTCCAAGGTCCAAGGCCCTGAGCCTTCGAATTTCAAAGATAGCGAAGTTAAGCGTGAGGTCGGTCGGCTAGCCACATCTATCAGGCTCGCCCTTCTGGAATCGACGCCCTATGACCGCATCAGGAATGTAACCGCCCAGGCAAGGGAAAAGATGCTGGATCCGGGGCTATACGGCTTGACCCGATATCACATTCATGCCGCCGCCTGGATCGCGCAGCACCCTCAGCTGGAACTGGCTCCCTCCGGCGGATGGGACGCCCGGGTGGAAGCGATCGCTGCCGCCTCACCTTTTGCAAACTTGTCGAAACGGCGAAGGGAGTTGGATCGCGTAATACGCGCGATGCCCGGTGACACCGAGATCGCCGTGGCTTCAGCAATGGCGATGCTTGCCCGCCCGGGCTGCGATGGGCCCTTCCTTGAAGATTTGGAGAAGCGCGTCGATCTATCGCCGCGCTATCAAGAGGCGTATCTTGCCGGGACATCGGGCGGAGACATACTTCTCTGCAAAACCGCAAATCGGGTTGTCCTGCACGAGGTGAAAGAGAACTGGCGCTTTGGTGTGGCAAAGAAGGCCGCGAGGGCGATGTTCAAGCTTGGCATGGTCCACGAGTTCGACGTCTTGGGTTGGCCGAAGCCAATTCCATTCGTGCGGCCGCCTGGTACGCTACTGCAAACGGCTGTAATGGGACCTATTATAAACTGGCTGAGGTCGTTTCCGGCCCGGGTGGCGGGAAAAAGTGTCGGCCATAGCCGGATTGTTCCCGGCCTGACCGACCTGATGCTAGAGTTACATGTGCCAGAGGCCTACATGCAATGGAGCGATCATGCCAGCAGGATGGCCTATTTCCAGCGGGGTATCCTGGAAAGCCTGGACGCCGGCACTCAGCGACTCGTCTGGCAATTTCCGCACGCCGACGAAGTCCACCGGATGGTCGCCTGTCCGGAATTCGTCGAGTTTTCGGTCGCCGGACATGACCGCAGGGCCCGGTACCCTGCCGACGAACTCTCCGGATTGACGAGCGAACTTTCTCCGCCGCGCCAATAG
- a CDS encoding sensor histidine kinase: MKHEGTPQRSVVPTEREAAPVDAGDGFGRYRFGGLSGKLLLLTILFVMVAEICIYVPSVANFRNTWLMDKLTTAGVAASVLAETNTIAPRLQEELLRTTGAVAIALDEGTRRSLIAMSDVPDDVDFVIDMGEVTPWSAIINSFQILTYRGNGVMRINGAGQMGETKRVDVVLPVALLQQEMLAFSGRILALSLVISAITASLVYVTLRALFIRPLRRLTRSMERFAESPEDATRIMSVSGRRDELGDAEIRLAYMEEALARALHQKQRLADLGLAVSKINHDLRNLLASAQLFLERLEHVPDPTVSRLAPKILATLDRAVSYTQAVMSYGKAQERAPQRRLLTLRRVCDDVADVLGLADHETVTFENRVPEEIEIDADPEQIFRVLLNLSRNALQALEAEKDETLVRRITLDAERVGSTVRITVSDTGPGIPDNIKSALFKAFHSGSKTGGVGLGLAIAAELVRAHGGSIRLDETGHGTCFRLDVPDRPG; the protein is encoded by the coding sequence ATGAAGCATGAGGGCACGCCGCAAAGGTCCGTTGTCCCCACCGAGCGTGAGGCCGCGCCGGTAGACGCCGGCGACGGCTTCGGCCGTTACCGGTTCGGCGGGCTCTCCGGCAAGCTGCTCCTTCTCACCATTCTTTTCGTGATGGTGGCCGAAATCTGCATCTACGTGCCTTCCGTTGCCAATTTCCGCAACACCTGGCTGATGGACAAGCTCACCACCGCCGGGGTCGCCGCCTCCGTTCTGGCGGAAACCAACACGATTGCGCCCCGCCTCCAGGAGGAGCTGCTGCGCACCACCGGCGCTGTCGCCATTGCCCTCGACGAGGGGACCCGCCGCAGCCTCATCGCCATGAGCGACGTACCGGATGACGTGGATTTCGTCATCGACATGGGAGAGGTCACCCCTTGGTCCGCCATCATAAACAGTTTCCAGATCCTGACCTATCGCGGCAACGGCGTCATGCGCATCAACGGCGCCGGGCAGATGGGTGAGACCAAGCGGGTGGATGTGGTCCTGCCGGTCGCGCTGCTGCAACAGGAGATGCTCGCCTTTTCCGGCCGCATTCTGGCTTTGTCGCTTGTCATTTCCGCCATCACCGCAAGCCTGGTCTACGTCACGCTGCGCGCGCTCTTCATCCGTCCCTTGCGCCGGCTGACCCGATCGATGGAACGGTTCGCCGAAAGCCCGGAGGATGCCACGCGCATCATGTCCGTTTCCGGCCGGCGGGACGAACTGGGCGATGCGGAAATCCGCCTGGCATACATGGAAGAAGCGCTCGCAAGGGCTTTGCATCAGAAGCAGAGGCTGGCGGATCTCGGGCTGGCCGTTTCCAAGATCAACCACGACCTGCGCAACCTTCTCGCCTCCGCCCAGCTCTTCCTGGAGCGCCTGGAACATGTGCCCGACCCGACCGTCAGCCGCCTTGCGCCGAAGATCCTGGCAACGCTCGACCGGGCCGTCAGCTATACCCAGGCCGTGATGTCCTATGGCAAGGCGCAGGAGCGGGCGCCGCAGCGCCGCCTGCTGACCCTGCGCCGGGTGTGCGACGACGTCGCCGATGTCCTCGGCCTGGCGGACCACGAGACGGTCACCTTCGAAAACAGGGTGCCCGAGGAGATTGAAATCGACGCGGACCCGGAGCAGATCTTCCGCGTACTGCTCAATCTTTCCCGCAACGCCCTCCAGGCGCTTGAAGCGGAAAAGGACGAAACCCTTGTCCGGCGGATCACGCTGGATGCGGAACGCGTCGGTTCCACCGTCCGCATCACCGTATCCGACACCGGCCCCGGCATTCCGGACAACATCAAGAGCGCCCTGTTCAAGGCCTTTCACAGCGGCTCCAAGACCGGTGGCGTCGGCCTGGGCCTTGCGATCGCGGCCGAGCTGGTCAGGGCCCATGGCGGCAGCATCCGTCTGGATGAAACCGGCCACGGCACATGTTTCCGCCTCGACGTGCCCGACCGGCCCGGATAA